The following is a genomic window from Polypterus senegalus isolate Bchr_013 unplaced genomic scaffold, ASM1683550v1 scaffold_52, whole genome shotgun sequence.
caaaaaaaaaaaaaacattaacataattaatgtttcaaaaaaatcttttaatggaCAAATGCTTACATTTAATAATGAGATGCCATTGCGATGGATTGAGGTGTACCAGAGAAACAAGTAAAATTGCACCAGCAAATTAAGAAAAGATGAATTACaaagaattgtctttgcagtgtaaTCATGATGAGCAGCAATTTGTAACAAATCTTTCGCAAATAAAATTATGAAGCctgcaaaattaaaaagacatCTCGATACCAGACATGCAGCCGACTCAAGTAAGCCAATggagatttttgaaaaatgtgtaaCTATGcaggaaaatacattttatgaagtGTCATACCTAATTGTAAGAGCTAATAAAACATGCATGTCCAGCATATTTGGCTTGTTTGGCTTCCAACTATGGTTCAAATAACCAAAATTATTCctagaaaaattgtatacagataATGTAAAACTCCTCTTTCAAATGATATGGTTGccaaaagaattttgaaaattaGCAATGACCAGTTTGAGCAAATCTTTGGGAAAACTAAAGTTGTAATTTGCAATTCAGTCAGACAAGATGTCAGTTATTGCAGACTTGGCTCGACTGTTGCTATTTGTCAGACTTATGGTTTTGTAACACAGTTACATACCTGGACATACTGTACAAGAGGCAGAGAAATTTGTCCAAATGTGGAtgaatttttcatgttttgggaATATACTTCATCTCTTACTCTGCCTGTGCcatgtgccagtccaggtaagaccgagtagattagaaggcttaacatgtGGAGCAAACCTTGGTGCAGGGTAGGAGGGTAAAGGCTCAGGGGGCATTAGGACTcgttttggaacagatgggacctgttccactgcaatgggttacatctgaaaCAGAGGGACACCCATGTGTTGAGGggcatatgagtaggttagtcgaAGATTGCTTAAACTAGGGTTTGGCtgagcagggagtttaggacacgccaggtttagaactgtacatggaggaacaaacaatagtggaacaataaaaatgtaaattctaGCCCAacgtttaaatgtaaaagtaaaatgaataacacattaaaaatagcttgccttaatgctagaaatatcaaaataaaacaagtgagttggagttgcatGCAATGGAGTATAATTATGACATTATAGCAATAAAAGAAACCTGGCTATATAAAGATGGGGATGTGTGTAATGTAGAGAgagacacatttttaggaaggatagacagaacagaaaaggaggtgaggTTGCTGTTTATGGGAGTTTGGGTGTTCGATGACCTCCAttccttcttttccttttctctggaGACTGTACCTGCTTTGGCCTATCCTTGCAGCtccctctcttttctttctccatttcaGCTCCATTCATAGACCAGGACTGTGTTAATTCAGCGGTGTTGTACATTCAATTGGtatctcattttcattttaagaaagtCATGTAACAAAATCAGGGTGTGCGTGCTTGGTTCTGATTGCCAGCAATGTTGAGACACCTCACAGGGTGAAGGTTAAGCTTTTTACTGAAGCTGTGTCTTCACCTAGGCCGTACAAACTGAGCCATGTTTTCAAGATCATTCCTCAAtaacttctacaggtgcacatTTTCTGTCTGTGTCACAATCTGTTATAGCAGACCACAAGATCCTGCTGCAGTTGGTCACATGCTCCCATTCATACAGAGTCTATATGAGATGCCTGAAGAAAGTACTCTTCTTCACCTCAGACTTCACATAACCTAGCAGTTGAACTTTTGTCCTACCATCTTGTAAGAGATACTAAAGTATATTATGCCATACCTTCCCACTTACAAAAAGTTTTTCCTCATACATCCCCATTTTGGCCAAGTGTGTGTACGTGGGCCCGGTTATGTACTGGTGACCGGTCCAGTCCTgttttcctgccatgtgcccagtgctgctaagCTCCAACCCATCACCCACACCACTGAAATAATTTATGTAATGTAAAATGGAATGGGTATTTTGTAAAAGGACATTTAAGCTTTGTGTAATGCCATTGCATCTTCAATGACTATTTCACATggttcaattaattattttttacacacCCATCATTATCCCAGAAAGTATTACAAAGCcgctattaatttaatttaaagcaaTGCACTGAAGTATGGTGTGAAGAGGATAATGAATGCACACAGTTTAAAAATGATAATAGCAGAATGCTGTTTAAATGAGTAAGAGTAGGTCAACTCaaagatggcacaacacaaaagGTAACAGGGAAGAAGTGAGGCTCTAGTTTTGGGTGTGAATGTTTGGGCTGAGAGTGTCTGCACCAGACATGTGTGTCACAAAAatggatttgttttattgttgaatATTGCACACGAGTTGTGAGATACATGAACAGCCTTAAGAGTCAagtcatgtcaagtcaagttggggagcatgcactggtacagcgtgtcaccgcacccactacacaacaaaacaactcgggattccggttggcagccccccagacagacacgcggtcTAGTCCCACCCGTCAGAAACTACCCTctctctgccacagccaggtgttacgtggacgaccccttggcctggtccagccactcaggtcccagACAGTGAGGATCtgacgagccggatcaccctcagggaaacgcgccacatggccgtagtgccgtaactgacgttccctcaaagtacaggtcatgtgcctcatttgggactccatgagcaacacaaagtcgaACCAACAGTATTTAAGGACTTTCTGGAGAGGCACAGTAccaatggagtccagtcttcttcttaggtcactggatagcgtcaatgtctcgcaaccatatagcaagacacgAAGCACCACCAGGACTCTAAGTGTCTTCTACAGTAATCTAATGAATATGTCAGAGTGTTATTTGTGTTAAATTGGTTCCTTGGTTGGGCTGTTGGGAATCGACGATGTGTGTTGTCCCTATGTTTTATTTCATGAGCTTCACCAAATCAAAATCCATGCAATTAATACACTTATGACAATTAAGGGTTTGCTTCACTTTAATGCCTCAGAATGGTGAGCAGTTGGCTTACCTGGCGTGCACTGTGTGGATGAACGCTCTTTCCAGTAAGACTGAattcttaaaaatgtgtattttatactTGTACTTATAACTTTTTTTGAATGTAGGTCAGGAAACAACAGCTAACCAATTGGCTTTTACAGTTATGGAGCTTACGAGGCAACCAGAGATATTAGACAAGTAAGTGAAGTTCTGTGTTACCTAACTAAATTGTGAATATTTATCCACTGAGACTCAGGGTCCTGGTAGGCCTCTATATGATGCGTGGATGGATGGGTTGTGCTTTAGCTGTACTGCATATGAATGTGAAAGTGGAAGTGCacatcattattaaaaaaattgtttcacTATAAGAGCAAATAGTAAAATTGAATTTCATACCCCTAACTTTGTCCGTAGAGTCCTTTTATAAAAGAGAAGACTAGAATCAATGCGCAAATTTAGGTTTAGGGAgggcacctggagtccatccGCAGTCTTTCCTTTTCCTACCATTTTTTTGCATCCCCACCTGTTAGGAAAGTTAAATATGTTTCAGGGATATAatatgtgataataataatattcaaatatttgatgCTAAGGCCACAGAAAACAGAAGAGGGAGCCTGACTCTAGGTCTTATTACAGTGTCATGGTCAAGTTTCTCAGTTTGAGCTCCTCTGTGTgttgttgattttttatttttggatttgcttttatCTTGTTCCTTTTGAGATGCCTTCCTACTTTCTTTATCGCTATCTACCACCGCTATTTTTACACTGTTTTAAAGTTGACCTGCCCAGATTTGGACACCTACCAAGGTGCTCACAGCCACCTGCACTTTACAGGGGTGGCATAGCAGTCATTTGGCTCAGCTTTTCATGTTAGGGAGCTGGCACTGAGGGGCTGCATTGTGCACCTCCATTGGCACATATGGTTGGCTGTACTGTAGCTGACAAACTGCTAGAGCCTACTATAAAACAACCAATAACTGCTCACTTTTCATGGGCAGACACTCTTGTTGCTCACAGTACTATAATGACATAGTGTACTTAAAAACATGGACAATAACCACACTGAACTTGTGCCTTGTGGGTGGGCAGTAAACATAGCACATCAAGTAATGCTGCCATGTCACAGTGTCTGAACCCGAGTTCTTTTAAAGGCTGGAGTGTCATCTGTATAGAACTTGTACAGGATGGTCCATATctattatgcaattatgaaaaggtgaacacatcgcacccgctgttagACTGTCAACCGTCtacccgccattttggaatgcagggcaggtgctgccatctatcggctacaaaaagaattttttgtgaattctctatgtaataaacttaataagttatagcgtaatgaccACCCTATAGGTAATAGCCATGTTCTACCAAGAACTACTGGTTGATTCTTCAGTTCAGACACCCTAGTGAGAGCAGTTGTGTGCTCTCTATGACTATGGCTGCAGTTGAATGGTGGCTAATGCTTGTTTGGCTTCCACTTTGCAGTCATTGAGGCCAGCATTGGCTTTGAATTTCTGCAAGgcttaattttaaaaagcagacaaaaaaggTGGGATAAAACTCATTTGACAAGTACAGCAAATCTAATTAAGATTTTTCTTGCTTTCAGACTCAGAGCTGAAGTTGATGAAGTCATTGGTTCTAAGAGGGATGTTGATAATGAAGATCTTTACAAATTAACCTACATGTCTCAAGTAAGATCTATTAATACAATGATACATTGTCTCTCATGTTATGACCTTTCAGACCAATTACAAATCAGTAACCCAGGGTGCCAGGTTTGACTGTGGATTTGCGAGGGGGGAGGGGCGGACTTCTGTGTAGCATTTTCCCGTGCTTATCATGGTATCCTCAACAGGCTAATTTTCTTACATTGCCTACAGTCAGATTAAATGGCATAACTAAATTTCACCATTAAGGTTTTCTACATTGATCCTGCAGGTTAGACTATGACTCCTGGTGACAATGACCAGGACAGCCAAAGTCAGCTAAACAGATtcaatggaacctcggttcacaaccataattcgttccaaaactctggtcgtaacccgatttggtcatgaaccttAGTAATTTCCCCCATGttagtaaatacaattaatccattccggactatacgagctgtatgtacatatatatattttaaaagatttttaagcacaaacatagttcattataccatagaatgcacagtgtaatagtaaactaaatgtaaaaacattgaataacactgagaaaatcttgagcagagaaaactaaccttgcagtctctttaaacacaagcccggtgcattctttaactgccttctcgggctcactctctctctctctctctttatcgctctcgctcgctcgcctcactgcacagggaatgcacagggaaagactgagcatgtgtggaaatcatcggcacgtacgaaccggaagggaaattggcttgttcgtcacccaagtgtgtggttgtgaacagatgcaaaagtttcgCAAACATTTTAGACATAACCCAATTTGTATGTGGTCCGAGACATTCGcaacccaaggttccactgtaaatgctTCTCTTGAACTGACAACTGCATATTGTAGCTAGAATAACTGCATGTCATCTGATTTACACAGCACTTTCTAATAACAAAAGgatattttaaaaaactattcTAATTGGGTTAATCCTTGACCAGCACACCAAATTGTACAGGTTGAtagaaatataaaagaataaaggTTTTCAGTTTTAGCTTTTGTGTCTATTTGCTAAACACATGCGTCAATTAACCACCTTCACGGATGTGTTAAAATAATTAGTTGTGGGCTTAAATGACAGTTCAACTGTTCAACTTCACCCCAGCAGAGCAATACACAGAATGAGATAAAATGAGATGAGATAAGATGTGATAAGATGTGATGTGATATGATATGATAAGACAAGATATCTCACAGAATGAGATAAGTTTCAAATCCAGGGAGTTTGGAgttaagaaagtaaaataaattctttCTAACTTGCTCAGAATTGCTTTGGCTCTTTTAATGAGTGCAGTGTACACAGATGTGTATTAACACatgattttgaatttattttacttttaagagtTGCTTGTAAGTTAATACACCAGCCTGAGGTTAGTTCAAAAGGCTCATACTGCTCTGAAcattaaatcagttttttttttattatttcaggttTTAAAGGAATCACTTAGATTGTACCCGCCAGCCCCAGGGACATCCCGATGGATTAATGAAGATTATGTTATCGAGGGAATAAAAATTCCAGGAAAAGTGTCTGTAATGGTAAGTGTACCAGAAAGGAGTGCAGTCCATGTCTAATGTTATAATGTAACAGTCAGTACTTCAACAGTCTAAGGAAAGTTtccaaaaaaataatgttatacaATAGTTTTGTGACTTTAAATTCTTATAAGTGTACATTCTCACAGCTAAACACCTACATCATGGGAAGGATGGAGAAGTTTTTCAAAGATCCAATGAAGTTTGACCCTGAACGATTTCATCCTGATGCACCAAAGTAAGCTTTACCTGCAGTTTTATGTAACAATATGAAATCAAGGCTATAGTCTGAATATGAATAAGTTCAGTTATTtggatataattaaaatgtaatattgtttctGCATTATGCGTATCATAATTAccacagttttttaaaaatgtaaagaaccatttaaaattgtctggaaaatgttaacattgttaacagttaacattatttttaaaatcactttagaTCTCAAATTATTTAAAGGTAGCATATTAATATTGcttatctctattataaaaaaaaaaatcttggcagggagacgagacgagaccgcgagagacactttaacatcacgcgAGACAACACAGTGAGacaacaagttcacggacatataacctagcagttgttggaatgcttttggcagacacacttcatgtgctcccagctcttaacactagaattaccagagcctacgaaaaaacttgtagaaccgtcccaccttaaatcgctttgcacctctccgtcagcgtcttttgtccagtaaatgtgtcgataagcagcaaacagcaagcagcctaagtagtaatagtaagaataagagcagctcacttctcaaagtgAACTTGTGAAGTTTTctttaccagtcaacagctgataccgttgcgccaccgaagcggttgtagcaaatgcgtgtcaatgtcacaccctaacgtgggttctttttctgcagttatatttttgaatagaagctcacttgttctgttatatttgtaccttttgtgaaagtgtttatttgatattaggACCTCAGGTTtctcacattatacatttcacatcttcattttgtcaattattactaaaacatgaaaaatgtttctgttttaaccatGTGTTTActtagatcgttgtagacacagaacacacatgaaatgcatgtgttacaaataacgatatagtatttataaatgatgtcattttgcttgacatcacactctatacaactctaagcaactgacacacaggtaaacagacttgagctgagaaaacgggatgggggatgtgatagtaggctacttgctgcttatccacaaatttacaggacaaaagacgctgatggaaaggtgcgaagcaatttaaggtgggacagatcaatgagttttttcataggctcttgtaattctagtgttataaCAATGACAtgaagaacacgcagctcgccagcagcagcaagccagcagatgacccaagcgcatctccttagcatgcgttcagtcTCCCACTCTTCCCCCCAACAACGTGaatggcagagacgcaaagtggcaaaaggacagctgctgtacaggcttttcaaTGAGCGacgtgcagctcgccagcagcagcaagccagcagatgatctgactgcttctccttagtgtgtgttaaACCGCCGCTCCACGCGCCACCACAAACCCCCACCCCCGCCCAACGCCTACAGCGTTATACGTCCTCCGAGAatgagatttaaccacgctcggggctggaaataaaggacaagtattgtttttacaaaaggtttaaagtaaaagtgaaaataatgcatatgtaacaattcatatgaaagtaacaatctctttaaattgtatatccagtaaaccaaacccagggggtgggcgagcaaagcaagcagggggtatatataaactgctcaaaaaaattaaaggaacactttgaaaacacatcagatctcaatgggaaaaagaaatactcctggatatctatactgatatagactgggtaatgtgttaggaacgaaaggatgccacatcgtttgatggaaatgaaaatgatcaacctacagagccctgaattcaaagatgccccaaaaatcagagtgaaaaaatgatgtggcaggctagtccattttgctaaaatttaattgcagcaactccaaattatacgcagcactttgtatggcccctgtgttcttgtatacatgcctgacaacatcggtgcatgcttctaatgagatgacagatggtgttgtggaggatctcctcccagatctggaccagggcatcactgagctcctggacagtctgaggtgcaacctggtggcattggatggaccaaaacataatgtcccagaggtgttctattggatttaggtcaggaaagtgtggtggccagtcaatggtatcaattccttcctcctccaggaactgcctgcataatctcaccacatgaggccaggaactgtcgtgcaccaggagccactgtaccagcatagggtctgacaatgggtccaaggatttcatcctgatacctaatggcagccaaggtgcctttgtcaagcctgtagcggtctgtgtgaccctccatggatatgcctccccagacaatcattaacccaccaccaaactgctcatgctgaatgatgttacaggcagcataatgttctccatggcttctccagaccctttcacttctgtcacgctcagggtgaacctgctctcatctgtaaaaagcacagtgcaccagtggtgcatctgccaattctggtattctatggcgaatgccaatcgagctgcatgctgctgggcagtgagctcagggcccattagaggacatggggcccttgggtcaccctcatgaattctttctggttgtttggtcagagacattcacaccagtggcctgctgaaggtcattttgtagggctctggcagtgctcatcctgttcctccttgcccaaaggagcagatactggtcctgctgatgggttatggaccttctatggccctctccagctctcctagagtaactgcttgtctcctagaatctcctccatgcccttgagactgtgcagggagacacagcaaaccttctggcaatgacacgtattgatgtgccatcctggagaagttggactacctgtgcaacctctgtagggtccaggtatcacctcatgctaccagtagtgacactgactgtagccaaatgcaaaactagtgaagaaacagtcagaaaagatgaggagggaaaaatgtcagtggcctccacctgataaaccattcctgttttgggggtcatctcattgttgcccctctagtgcatctgttgttaatttcattaacagcacagcagctgaaactgattaacaaccccctctgctacttaactgaccagattaatatcccagaagtttcattgactttatgctatactctgattaaaaagtgttcctttaattcttttgagcagtatatatatacagaatgcaTTTTGTTAAAAGAGTTTAAACTGAAACACAAACAGCTGCACTATGTACCTATGCTTGTGATGtgactttttgttttactttttttaatatagaaagaTGCTACATGAATTCAAGTGAAATTACCCCAGTCTTAGGCACACTATCAGcatgctttatttcttttttttgttgcaaGTAGTCCCCATCATACTCAGGGTATTTGAATGAATCCCAGGCCATGTGGTCTACACTAGGCGGTAAGCAATCTGGTAGGACTGacttatatcatttatataaacAGTAAGATATTAGATATTATCTTGGGAACTAGATGTACAGCATATCATATTCCCCATTAAAGTCTTTTCTTTGCACACTGAActttactttattaatatttattttagaaaatgttaaCAAAGGGGTAAAGGACAATGGGCCACCCACAGACTCTGAActtctattttttgtaaatcaatttaaatttttaaactagTCTTTTACATTGAATCTAATATGTTACATCACCCAGGTCTGTATCACATAGAACTGCAGTGTTAcatggaaatatatatatttttttcttttcattttgtcctttaaagaTTTAGTGTTTCGTTGTTGTAGTGGCACTCTGATTACCATTGCTGATTCAAGAGAACAGAGCCCTGGGTTCAAATGCCTGTTCAGTGCCACctcatgtgtgtgtctgttttcCTGAAATATTCCACTTTCCACCTACATCTCACAGCAAGGCAGACTAGACTGTTTTGCAACTTTAAAACTGACCCCATATAAGTACATGTGAGTGTGCCCCCTAATGGATTAGTGCCCCACCCGGGAACACCCCAATGATCATGCATCTGATGCAGCTGACACAGGTAACTAACTATCTTAAACTGAAATAAGCACATTCATGAAATGGATCACATGATGGATGTTGTGATCTGCCTAATAAGAGACCTACTGTAAGTGCTGATTGTTCATTTTAGataatctctctctctgttggtttttatttgtaattgcaggccatatttttgttatttccctTTTGCACTGGGTAATCGCTCATGCATTGGACAAGTATTCTCACAGGTGAGTCAAATAAAAGGCAGACTTGGACTGCTCAGGTGAGACACCATGATTGAATGATTGAATTGGACAAAACGCTTACTTCAAATTCCCCAAACACATGCACTAAATCATTAGTGGGAGGTATAATTATACTATTTATGAATAAGAAAAGTGACTTGGGGTATTATTAGGAATCACTTCCTTTGAAAGGTCACGTCTGTTATTGTTGTATTATATCTAAAAAACAACAGATCTCTGTACTTCTCCCATTTTAGATCTCAAGTAT
Proteins encoded in this region:
- the LOC120522243 gene encoding cholesterol 24-hydroxylase-like → MELTRQPEILDKLRAEVDEVIGSKRDVDNEDLYKLTYMSQVLKESLRLYPPAPGTSRWINEDYVIEGIKIPGKVSVMLNTYIMGRMEKFFKDPMKFDPERFHPDAPKPYFCYFPFALGNRSCIGQVFSQMEAKTVLTKLLQRYEFKLVPGQSYDMMDTGTLKTKDGVVCTVWPRDGKQMKKNLSAGK